Genomic window (Musa acuminata AAA Group cultivar baxijiao chromosome BXJ1-9, Cavendish_Baxijiao_AAA, whole genome shotgun sequence):
GCTGCGAAATGCATCAGCCTCATTCATACACACCACCTCATAGCCGTTCATGTTTCGATGACGGATTTGAGATTAATGGTTCTGCAATTCTATCTGGGCAACGTTGTGTTAGTCGTTAGCTTGTTTTTAGATTTCGACTCTGAGCTCTGCATGAAGTGACCTTTGGCAGTTGTTCACGAGAACGATGGCCGAATGCGCCAGATCGATGCTGGAAGCGTGGCAAGATGATGCTGATGCAGTAGGAGATCACGAAAAGGAAGTCGAGGTGGCTAGAGAATTCCAGGAGCTGACAGCGAATGTGATCTCTCATACCGCTTTTGGCAGCAGTTACTCCGAAGGGAAGGAAGTGTTTGTGGCACAGAAGGAGCTGCAGATCCTCGTCATCGAGAGTTTCCTCAACGTAAACATCCCCGGGTTCAGGTCGTGCAATCACTGCGCTTGCACCACTCGCAATAGGCTTCGTACTGATCGTAAGAAATTTGATCGAACAGGTACGTTCCGACTCGGAAGAATCTCCGCATTTGGAATCTGGAGAGAAAAATAAGGAACAAGTTCATGGGAATCATAAGAGACCGGTTGGGTAGCAACGACGACGACTTGGGTTGCGGAAATGACCTGCTCGGACTGATGCTGGAAGCAGCAACGCGGAAGCAAGATGAGCAGAAGATGAGCATGGACGAGATCATCGACGAGTGCAAGACGTTCTTCATCGCGGGGCACGAGACCACCTCGCATCTGCTCATCTGGGCCATGTTCTTGCTCAGCACCAATCTCCAGTGGCAAGAGAAGCTCCGGGAAGAGGTCCTGAGAGAGTGTGGGATGGAGATTCCCAACGCTGATACGCTCGCCAATCTAAAGCTGGTAATTCCAGGAGACACCAATCAATTCTTCTTCCTCCACGTATGGGACATTCACTGTGGTGCTGTTTAATTTGCAGGTCACCATGGTTCTCCTCGAAGCTTTGAGGATATACAGCCCTGTGGCGTTGCTGAGGAGAAAGGCTGCAAAAGATGTAACTCTGGGGAACATAAACATAAAAAAGAACACCCTGTTGATGATGCCAATAGCAGTGACTCACAGGAACAAGGAGGTCTGGGGAGATGATGCTAATGAGTTCAATCCACTGAGGTTCGAGAATGGGATCTTGAAGGCCTCTGCACACCCCAGTGCGTTCCTCTCCTTCTCGATAGGGCCGAGAGCATGCATAGGGCAGAACTTTGCCATGTTGGAAGCCAAGACTGTGATCGCCATGATCCTGCAGAGGTTCTCATTCTCTTTGTCACACAGGTACAAGCATGCTCCCATTGACTCCGCCACCATGCTGCAGCCACAGTTCGGTGTCCCTATTGTTCTGAGGCCCATTCATCTCTAAGTTGGTACTGGAAACCCAATGTTTCAGTGATTTGTCTTCAGCTGCAAAATTAGTTCTTAAAAGGAAATTTAGGTACACTTTCATGTTCATagaaattgaaaatgaataattattttataagatttGCATGAAAACGGGaggaataattatttattttataagatttGCCATTCCATGGACCTTTTTATATCGTTCTTATTTTCCTTTCGTGATGTTTGTCTCTTATTAatactttattattttttattttataaatatttgatttatttcagaaattataatatattttgttgaatattttACCTAAAAAACCTTAATATTAAACTTTTACTGAATTATACCCCCCTAAATAGATTTTACTGAAGAatgttatattttctattaatttgacCAAAATATCCTCGACCCTCAACCAACTACGAATGATCATCGCTGTCGCCCCCCACTGTCGTCACCTCGATCATTGCCCCCTTCTCCTTCTTCGTCGCCCGCCCTTCTTTGCCATGATAGAAGATTATGACAGAAGATTATACATAATATAGAAAATCACATAATCAAATCAATTATTCAAATCTGACCCTCAAAATTGATCATAAAACAAAATAGCTTTATTGAGTTCTTTCTTGACTCATTTCTTATAAAGGATTTGAGTATGGGAAATCATTAGTCTGAAGTCCAAAGACAACATCTACAAGTCGCCATCAACTTCACAAATTATCCAACCAACCGTTTTTACTTCAATTGCTGCTCTAATCGATGTGTAGAATCATCGTCGTGGTCATCCACTATCTTTTATTCAACAACAGCTACTTTCTTGTTATTCtttttcaattttcaaatcaattagaattacaatttattgtgatgcttgccttagtaataaaagtcatagactccatTTTAGAACGTCTTTCTAACATCctttaaaccatttgaaattatatatattgatGTCTGGGCCTACTCTCACAActtcttttgataattttatattttatattattttcatatattattttactaaatatatatgattaaaataatttactatgATGGAGGAGGTGAAGACCCTTTTACACCACCTACCTCTCATCCtattatatataatatctcaAATCACTACCACACACTCAACTGGTTGACTTTGCCGAATGAAAATATTGACATATAGTCGAAATTGGTCTAACCCTTTTACACCAAGCCTCCATGCCACTAATCTTTTGGTTAGTAATCTTTTAAATTACAGTCTACCTTATTAACCATATGCTCACCTTAGTCTTATAACATTAGTgaacatttgaaaaactattttacaAAACCTCaaatttttaaaaacttaaagtatttggttgtttatgttatccctaGTATGTCCCTATGCTTTACATAAGTTAACACCAAGATCCATGTATCTTTGGAGAATATTCTCTTGAATACAATGTTTTCCactcaaaaaatatttatatcacgttatattatttttattgag
Coding sequences:
- the LOC135593235 gene encoding cytochrome P450 709B2-like, translated to MGYLVIVLGTVSVVLISCFWKAFMHLTWRPYVITRAYRKQGVRGPAYRFWSGSLEEIRSIRRAAAELILDTHSHDITTRVLPHFAKWIAEYGETFLFWIGPQPLLCISEQEMIKQVLASKYGSYARTDPSPAAMALVGKGLTNIDGSEWARHRRVVNPAFAMDKLKLFTRTMAECARSMLEAWQDDADAVGDHEKEVEVAREFQELTANVISHTAFGSSYSEGKEVFVAQKELQILVIESFLNVNIPGFRYVPTRKNLRIWNLERKIRNKFMGIIRDRLGSNDDDLGCGNDLLGLMLEAATRKQDEQKMSMDEIIDECKTFFIAGHETTSHLLIWAMFLLSTNLQWQEKLREEVLRECGMEIPNADTLANLKLVTMVLLEALRIYSPVALLRRKAAKDVTLGNINIKKNTLLMMPIAVTHRNKEVWGDDANEFNPLRFENGILKASAHPSAFLSFSIGPRACIGQNFAMLEAKTVIAMILQRFSFSLSHRYKHAPIDSATMLQPQFGVPIVLRPIHL